A section of the Bryobacteraceae bacterium genome encodes:
- a CDS encoding oligogalacturonide lyase — protein MMRFLLAGFLAAAAARAAGDPPIEWVDPDTGHLVRRLTDEPGSASLYFNQNGYLPGGRRLVYTTPSGISVVDWETRQARRIVEGRVRLIEAGRKQPRVYYVRDGALYWTHVDSGETHRVGTLPPRASIATINADESLAAGTFIEGDAQVPIAQPPPAAQGHTLEMPRNRGQMIEQRWAARLPMAIFIMRIDSGQVRVIHRGNDWFNHLLFSPSDPSLLMFCHEGPWHKVDRIWLIRTDGSGLRRVHTRTMEMEIFGHEFWSADGRTVWYDLQTPRGEVFWLAGFEPATGVRTWYHLQRNHWSIHFNVSRDGTLFCGDGGDPGQVARAPDGRWIYLFRPERILNRGIEDPSFIRPGVLRAEKLVNMAKHDYRLEPNVSFTPDAKWVVFRSNMLGPAFVFAVSVTPARAASVSSHPAEQIP, from the coding sequence ATGATGCGATTCCTCCTCGCCGGATTCCTCGCCGCCGCAGCGGCCCGGGCAGCCGGAGATCCACCCATCGAGTGGGTCGATCCCGATACGGGCCATCTCGTCCGGCGCCTCACCGACGAGCCCGGCAGCGCCAGCCTCTACTTCAACCAGAACGGCTATCTCCCTGGCGGTCGCCGCCTCGTCTACACGACGCCCTCGGGCATCTCCGTCGTCGACTGGGAAACCCGCCAGGCCCGTCGCATCGTCGAAGGGCGCGTGCGCCTCATCGAGGCCGGTCGGAAACAGCCCCGCGTCTACTACGTCCGGGATGGCGCCCTCTACTGGACTCATGTGGACTCGGGCGAAACGCACCGCGTCGGCACACTGCCTCCTCGCGCCTCCATCGCCACCATCAACGCCGACGAGTCCCTCGCCGCGGGCACATTCATCGAGGGCGACGCTCAGGTCCCCATCGCCCAGCCCCCTCCCGCCGCCCAGGGCCACACGCTGGAAATGCCGCGCAACCGCGGCCAGATGATCGAACAGCGCTGGGCCGCGCGTCTCCCCATGGCCATTTTCATCATGCGCATCGACTCGGGCCAGGTGCGCGTCATCCACCGCGGCAACGACTGGTTCAACCACCTGCTCTTTTCCCCGTCCGACCCCTCGCTGCTCATGTTCTGTCACGAAGGCCCCTGGCACAAGGTCGATCGCATCTGGCTCATCCGCACCGACGGCTCCGGCCTTCGCAGGGTCCACACCCGCACCATGGAGATGGAGATCTTCGGCCACGAATTCTGGAGCGCCGACGGCCGCACCGTCTGGTACGACCTCCAGACGCCGCGCGGCGAAGTCTTCTGGCTGGCCGGTTTCGAACCGGCCACCGGCGTCCGCACCTGGTATCACCTCCAGCGCAACCACTGGTCCATCCACTTCAACGTCTCGCGCGACGGTACGCTGTTCTGCGGCGACGGCGGCGATCCCGGCCAGGTGGCGCGCGCCCCCGACGGACGCTGGATCTATCTCTTCCGCCCGGAACGCATCCTCAACCGCGGCATCGAGGACCCCTCCTTCATCCGTCCGGGCGTGCTCCGCGCCGAAAAGCTCGTCAACATGGCGAAGCACGACTACCGTCTCGAGCCGAACGTCAGCTTCACGCCGGACGCAAAATGGGTCGTCTTCCGCTCCAACATGCTCGGCCCGGCGTTTGTCTTCGCCGTGAGCGTGACGCCCGCACGGGCCGCCTCAGTTTCCTCTCATCCAGCCGAACAGATCCCGTAG
- the fabG-2 gene encoding beta-ketoacyl-ACP reductase has translation MFHRVALVTGASRGIGREIALTLCRNNFDVVVASPEVEKNEEVAEAIRQCGGTTMTLDLDVSSRESVKQGVEAVLKEMGRVDVLVNNAGITRDGLAVRMKPEDWERVLQINLTGAFYMAQAVIPAMMKERWGRIINIASVVGEMGNAGQANYVSSKAGLIGLTKCLALELAPRNITVNAIAPGYIETDMTAVLPQEVKDRMLAMIPLKRFGQPKDIAHAVKFLASEEAGYITGAVLRVNGGMYM, from the coding sequence ATGTTTCATCGAGTGGCGCTGGTGACCGGCGCCAGCCGAGGCATCGGGCGCGAGATTGCGCTGACGCTCTGCCGCAATAATTTTGATGTTGTTGTGGCCTCGCCGGAGGTGGAAAAGAACGAGGAGGTGGCCGAAGCGATCCGCCAGTGCGGCGGGACGACGATGACGCTGGACCTGGACGTTTCCAGCCGCGAATCGGTGAAGCAGGGCGTGGAGGCGGTGCTGAAAGAGATGGGCCGGGTCGACGTGCTCGTGAACAACGCCGGGATCACGCGCGACGGGCTGGCGGTGCGGATGAAGCCCGAAGACTGGGAGCGGGTGCTTCAGATCAACCTGACCGGCGCCTTCTACATGGCGCAGGCGGTAATTCCGGCGATGATGAAGGAGCGCTGGGGACGCATCATCAACATCGCGAGCGTGGTCGGGGAGATGGGCAACGCGGGGCAGGCCAACTACGTTTCCTCCAAGGCGGGGCTGATTGGCCTGACGAAGTGCCTGGCGCTGGAACTGGCGCCGCGCAACATCACCGTCAACGCGATTGCGCCGGGATACATTGAGACTGACATGACGGCAGTGCTGCCGCAGGAGGTAAAGGACCGGATGCTGGCGATGATCCCGCTAAAGCGCTTCGGCCAGCCGAAGGACATTGCGCACGCGGTGAAGTTTCTGGCCAGCGAGGAGGCGGGCTACATCACGGGCGCGGTGTTGCGGGTCAACGGCGGGATGTACATGTAA
- a CDS encoding menaquinone biosynthesis decarboxylase, translating into MAYTDLRDFVRALEQAGELRRIPFEVDPRLEITEFADRAVKRGGPALLFEKPKGSSMPVLINAFASMRRMEIALGVSSVEEHAARISEMLEMRMPQGLINKLKMLPKLADMAGFFPKTVSTGPCKEVIRRDGFSLRELPVLTCWPGDAGPFITLPMVFTRNPETGKRNCGMYRMQVYDDRTTGMHWQTHKQGAEHYRRLRRHGVTRMPVAVAIGADPATMYSAILPLPPDLDEMMVAGFLRNRPVEMVRCETSDLEVPANAEIVLEGYVEIGETRREGPFGDHTGFYSLDDHYPVFHVECITHRRDPIYATTIVGPPPMEDYFMGKAIERIFLPLMRLQLPEIRDVCMPAEGVFHNLMLVSIRKSYPGHARKVMHAIWGLGQAMFTKVIVVFDEDVDVQNLSEAAWIALNNIDPERDIEFVHGPVDSLDHASRLPDYGSKMGIDATRKWPEEGFTRRWPDRIVMSPEVKARVDELWKRAGLP; encoded by the coding sequence ATGGCCTACACAGATCTCCGCGATTTTGTTCGCGCCCTCGAACAGGCGGGCGAACTCAGGCGCATCCCCTTCGAGGTCGATCCGCGCCTCGAAATCACCGAGTTCGCTGACCGCGCCGTCAAACGCGGCGGCCCCGCCCTGCTGTTCGAAAAGCCGAAGGGTTCTTCCATGCCCGTGCTCATCAACGCCTTCGCCAGCATGCGCCGCATGGAGATCGCCCTCGGCGTCAGCTCCGTCGAAGAGCACGCCGCCCGCATCTCGGAGATGCTCGAAATGCGCATGCCGCAGGGGCTCATCAATAAACTGAAAATGCTCCCAAAGCTCGCCGATATGGCCGGCTTCTTCCCCAAAACCGTCTCCACCGGCCCCTGCAAGGAGGTCATCCGCCGCGACGGCTTCTCGCTGAGAGAACTGCCCGTGCTCACCTGCTGGCCCGGCGACGCCGGCCCCTTCATCACCCTCCCCATGGTCTTCACCCGCAACCCCGAGACCGGCAAACGCAACTGCGGCATGTACCGCATGCAGGTCTATGACGACCGCACCACCGGCATGCACTGGCAGACCCACAAGCAGGGCGCCGAACACTACCGCCGCCTCCGCCGCCACGGCGTCACTCGCATGCCCGTCGCCGTCGCCATCGGCGCCGACCCCGCCACCATGTATTCCGCCATCCTCCCCCTGCCGCCCGACCTCGACGAGATGATGGTGGCCGGCTTCCTGCGCAACCGGCCTGTCGAAATGGTCCGGTGCGAGACCAGCGATCTCGAGGTCCCCGCCAATGCCGAAATCGTCCTCGAAGGATACGTCGAAATCGGCGAAACGCGCCGCGAAGGCCCCTTCGGCGACCACACCGGCTTCTACTCGCTCGACGACCACTACCCCGTCTTCCACGTCGAATGCATCACCCACCGCCGCGACCCCATCTACGCCACCACCATCGTCGGCCCGCCCCCAATGGAAGACTACTTCATGGGCAAGGCCATCGAGCGCATCTTCCTCCCCCTCATGCGCCTCCAGTTGCCGGAGATCCGCGACGTCTGCATGCCCGCCGAAGGCGTCTTCCACAACCTGATGCTCGTCTCCATCCGCAAGTCCTACCCAGGCCACGCCCGCAAGGTCATGCACGCCATCTGGGGTCTCGGCCAGGCCATGTTCACCAAGGTCATCGTCGTCTTTGACGAAGACGTCGACGTGCAGAACCTGAGCGAGGCCGCCTGGATCGCCCTGAACAACATCGACCCCGAGCGCGACATCGAGTTCGTCCACGGTCCCGTCGATTCGCTCGATCACGCAAGCCGCCTGCCCGACTACGGCTCCAAAATGGGCATCGACGCCACGCGGAAATGGCCCGAAGAAGGCTTCACCCGCCGCTGGCCCGACCGCATCGTCATGTCGCCCGAGGTAAAAGCGCGCGTCGACGAGCTCTGGAAGCGCGCCGGGCTGCCCTGA
- a CDS encoding cysteine synthase, with amino-acid sequence MRVYADNSLSIGRTPLVKLNRVTDGARATVLAKIEGRNPAYSVKCRIGASMIWDAEQRGILKPGKELVEPTSGNTGIALAFVAAARGYPITLTMPETMSLERRKILKIFGAKLVLTEGAKGMKGAVAKAEEIAASDPDRYVLLQQFENPANPKIHFETTGPEIWEDTEGTIDVLVSGVGTGGTITGVSRYIKHVKGKPIVSIAVEPAASPVITQTLRGEPVQPGPHKIQGIGAGFIPGTLDLSIVDRVETVTNEEAMEMARRLAREEGILSGISCGAAAAVAVRVAKEPEMEGKTIVVILPDSGERYLSSALFEGMFD; translated from the coding sequence ATGAGGGTATACGCAGACAACTCACTGAGCATTGGGCGGACGCCGCTGGTGAAGCTGAACCGGGTGACCGACGGGGCCAGGGCGACCGTGCTGGCGAAGATCGAAGGGCGCAATCCGGCCTATTCGGTGAAATGCCGGATAGGAGCGTCGATGATCTGGGACGCCGAGCAGCGGGGCATTCTGAAGCCGGGCAAGGAGCTGGTGGAGCCGACGTCGGGCAACACGGGCATTGCCCTGGCTTTTGTGGCGGCGGCGCGCGGTTATCCGATTACGCTGACGATGCCGGAGACGATGTCGCTGGAGCGGCGGAAGATCCTGAAGATCTTTGGGGCGAAGCTGGTTTTGACCGAAGGCGCCAAGGGCATGAAGGGCGCGGTGGCCAAGGCGGAGGAGATCGCCGCTTCGGACCCGGACCGCTATGTTCTTCTCCAGCAGTTTGAGAATCCGGCGAATCCGAAGATTCATTTCGAGACGACCGGGCCGGAGATCTGGGAAGACACCGAAGGGACCATTGACGTGCTGGTTTCCGGCGTGGGCACGGGCGGGACGATTACGGGCGTATCGAGGTACATCAAGCACGTGAAGGGCAAGCCGATCGTTTCGATTGCGGTGGAGCCGGCGGCGAGTCCGGTGATTACGCAGACGCTGCGGGGCGAGCCGGTGCAGCCGGGGCCGCACAAGATCCAGGGCATTGGCGCAGGGTTCATTCCCGGCACGCTGGACCTGTCGATTGTGGACCGGGTGGAGACGGTGACCAACGAAGAAGCGATGGAAATGGCGCGGCGGCTGGCGCGCGAAGAGGGGATCCTTTCCGGCATCTCGTGTGGCGCGGCGGCGGCGGTGGCGGTGCGCGTGGCGAAAGAGCCCGAGATGGAGGGCAAGACGATCGTGGTGATTCTGCCGGACTCCGGCGAGCGGTATCTTTCCTCGGCGCTGTTTGAGGGGATGTTCGACTGA
- the gluQ gene encoding glutamyl-Q tRNA(Asp) synthetase, translating into MYCGRFAPSPTGPLHFGSLIAAVASWLDARAHGGRWLVRIEDIDEPRCRPEWTDLILRTLERFTLHWDGPVVRQSQRKELYHDALERLRRAGLAYPCACTRRESAGRYPGRCRNGLPPGRAARAWRFRVAAGRIGFRDRWQGWFEQDVEAETGDFILLRADGFFAYQLAVVVDDAAQGVTHVVRGADLLDSTPRQILLQRALGQPQPAYLHHPVATDGAGRKLSKQNRAPALDPARDRENLRAALSFLGLEPPPDAAAPDLLRWAAARWRLRFPLERPAAGYSPPCFGSPSPNDCSAR; encoded by the coding sequence ATGTATTGCGGCCGCTTCGCCCCATCGCCCACCGGCCCGCTGCACTTCGGCTCCCTCATCGCCGCCGTGGCCTCATGGCTCGATGCCCGTGCCCACGGCGGACGCTGGCTTGTACGCATCGAGGACATCGACGAGCCACGCTGCCGCCCGGAGTGGACCGATCTCATCCTGCGCACGCTCGAACGCTTCACACTTCACTGGGACGGCCCCGTCGTCCGCCAGAGCCAGCGGAAAGAACTCTACCACGACGCGCTCGAGCGGCTCCGCCGCGCCGGGCTCGCCTATCCCTGCGCCTGCACCCGCCGTGAGAGCGCCGGCCGCTACCCGGGCCGCTGCCGCAATGGGCTGCCGCCCGGCCGCGCGGCGCGCGCCTGGCGCTTCCGCGTGGCCGCCGGTCGCATCGGATTTCGGGACCGTTGGCAGGGCTGGTTTGAACAGGACGTCGAGGCTGAAACAGGCGACTTCATCCTGCTGCGCGCCGACGGCTTCTTCGCCTACCAGCTCGCCGTTGTCGTCGATGACGCCGCCCAGGGGGTCACCCACGTGGTGCGCGGCGCCGACCTGCTCGACTCGACGCCGCGTCAGATCCTCTTGCAGCGCGCCCTCGGCCAGCCGCAGCCGGCCTACCTTCACCACCCCGTCGCCACCGACGGCGCCGGCCGCAAGCTCAGCAAACAGAACCGCGCCCCGGCGCTCGACCCCGCGCGCGACCGTGAAAACCTTCGTGCGGCCCTGTCTTTTCTCGGTCTCGAACCGCCGCCGGACGCGGCCGCTCCTGATCTGCTCCGGTGGGCCGCCGCCCGTTGGCGCCTCAGATTCCCGCTCGAGCGGCCCGCCGCCGGCTACTCGCCGCCCTGCTTCGGCTCGCCCTCGCCGAACGATTGCAGCGCCAGATAG
- the bfr gene encoding bacterioferritin, whose protein sequence is MNRETSIRLLNQAVADELQAVHQYMYFHFHLADQGFGPLSMLFKRIAIMEMGHVERLAERVLFLKGDVEMKLAGPVERITEPEAMLARAMQMEAESAASYNKAALECSANADAASKQIFESLVNDEETHFDLFEKQLEHIRRYGPAYLALQSFGEGEPKQGGE, encoded by the coding sequence ATGAATCGCGAGACCAGCATCCGGCTGCTCAATCAGGCAGTCGCTGACGAACTGCAGGCCGTTCATCAGTACATGTATTTTCACTTTCATCTGGCCGATCAGGGTTTCGGGCCGCTGTCGATGCTGTTCAAACGCATCGCCATCATGGAGATGGGCCATGTGGAGCGGCTCGCCGAGCGCGTACTGTTTCTGAAAGGCGACGTGGAGATGAAGCTGGCCGGGCCGGTGGAGAGGATCACCGAGCCGGAGGCGATGCTCGCCCGGGCGATGCAGATGGAGGCGGAGAGCGCGGCATCCTACAACAAGGCGGCGCTTGAGTGTTCGGCCAACGCCGACGCGGCCTCGAAGCAGATCTTCGAATCGCTGGTCAACGACGAGGAGACGCACTTCGACCTGTTCGAGAAGCAGCTTGAGCACATCCGGCGATACGGGCCGGCCTATCTGGCGCTGCAATCGTTCGGCGAGGGCGAGCCGAAGCAGGGCGGCGAGTAG
- the pduS gene encoding NADH dehydrogenase translates to MNLSQTLREMGVVGAGGAGFPTEVKAASKAEYVLANGAECEPLLHKDYELMKRYPEEIVSGMKRMMEAVSATEGRFCVKEKNREAVEAVEPVARRAGIGLTLLGDFYPSGDEYEIVYAATGRLIPPAGIPLQVGCVVNNVETLLNVERAARGEPVTQKFVSISGAVRRPCAFWAPVGTSFADLIAAAGGMTVERAGVFVSGIMMGTLTFDLSGVVTKTTCGLIVLPEDHMLVERRSRPAQAMAHIGKSACDQCSYCTEFCPRYLLGYDVQPHRVMRTLGFTLSGKENWSQWAELCCACGLCTLYACPEDLYPKEACDQAKADMRAAGLRYVQTKPVRVHPMKEYRRVPQTLLRQRLQVESYETPTPFTGAGPEPARVRILTRQHAGRPATPVVAEGQRVQRGQLIARMNEGELGAFVHSSISGRVVRVTAEAVEIEA, encoded by the coding sequence GTGAACCTCAGCCAGACTCTGCGCGAAATGGGCGTCGTCGGGGCCGGCGGCGCGGGCTTCCCCACGGAAGTCAAGGCCGCCTCGAAGGCCGAGTACGTGCTTGCCAACGGCGCCGAGTGCGAGCCGCTGCTGCACAAGGATTACGAGCTGATGAAACGCTACCCGGAGGAGATCGTCTCCGGCATGAAGCGCATGATGGAGGCCGTCTCCGCCACGGAAGGCCGCTTCTGCGTGAAGGAAAAGAACCGGGAGGCGGTGGAAGCCGTCGAGCCGGTGGCGCGCAGGGCGGGCATCGGCCTCACCCTGCTCGGCGACTTCTACCCCTCCGGCGACGAGTACGAAATCGTCTACGCCGCTACCGGGCGGCTGATCCCGCCGGCGGGCATTCCGCTTCAGGTCGGCTGCGTCGTCAACAACGTGGAGACGCTGCTCAACGTGGAGCGCGCCGCCCGCGGCGAGCCCGTCACGCAGAAGTTCGTCTCCATCAGCGGCGCGGTCAGGCGGCCGTGCGCCTTCTGGGCGCCGGTCGGCACGAGCTTCGCCGACCTGATCGCGGCGGCCGGCGGCATGACCGTCGAGCGCGCCGGCGTCTTCGTCAGCGGCATCATGATGGGCACGCTGACGTTTGACCTCTCCGGTGTCGTCACCAAAACCACCTGCGGTCTCATCGTGCTGCCCGAGGATCACATGCTCGTCGAGCGCCGCAGCCGCCCGGCGCAGGCGATGGCCCACATCGGCAAGAGCGCCTGCGACCAGTGCAGCTACTGCACCGAGTTCTGCCCCCGCTACCTGCTCGGCTATGACGTGCAGCCCCACAGGGTGATGCGGACTCTCGGCTTCACCCTCAGCGGGAAGGAGAACTGGAGCCAGTGGGCCGAGCTCTGCTGCGCCTGCGGGCTGTGCACGCTCTACGCCTGCCCCGAAGACCTGTACCCGAAAGAGGCCTGCGACCAGGCCAAGGCCGACATGCGCGCCGCCGGCCTCCGCTACGTTCAGACCAAACCGGTGCGTGTCCATCCGATGAAGGAATACCGGCGCGTGCCGCAGACGCTGCTGCGGCAGCGCCTCCAGGTGGAATCCTACGAGACGCCCACGCCCTTCACCGGCGCCGGGCCCGAGCCGGCGCGCGTGCGGATCCTGACCAGACAGCACGCCGGCCGGCCGGCCACCCCGGTGGTGGCCGAAGGCCAGCGCGTCCAGCGAGGCCAGCTCATCGCCCGCATGAACGAGGGCGAGCTCGGCGCCTTCGTTCACTCGAGCATCAGCGGCCGCGTCGTGCGCGTCACCGCCGAGGCCGTGGAGATCGAAGCCTGA